The stretch of DNA CCCGGATGCCGAATATCTTGTGGATAAAATGTATCATTACCTGTATGGTATTTATCCACCTATGTTCCCGCCCATGATTGAAAAAATTGATGCCATGAGCGAGCAGGACATTGAAGAATACTTTAACTCCATTGAGCAACGGCAAAATTCCGGGTACCGGGAAGAAATGAGAGTGCCTGTTGGGATGGATCAGCAAGTGGATGACCATGAACCGCTCTTTAAACGATAATTGGTATAGAAAGATCGTTTACTTCGGCACGCAATGGCGATGTATTTCTTTGCCCGGCGTTTAGCGATTGCTAGACTATGCTAAATGCCGGGCCGCTTGTTTTCCAATATAATCATTTGTCCTTTTCGCAAAATACCTTCTTGGGCTTCATCACTCCCACCGTAAGACGCCCCCAGGGAATTGAATATCTCCCTGCTCCGAAAATCCTTGATAGCAACATCGGTGGTTCCAAGGTTAAACAAACCAATTAGTTGTGCATGCTGGTTCCAGCGGGTTATTCTGACCACCTGGCTGTTTTTATCCACTTCCACTTTTAATTTATGCTTATCCAAGGTTTTCAAGATGGGGTGTGAAGTTCTAAAACTGATTAGATCCTTGTAGAAGTTAAAAAGCATTTGGTGCTGACTTTCCCACCGGCTGCGGGGAGTTAGTTTGGAAGTATAAAAGGTTTGCGGGTCCTGGGGGTCAGGTACATTTTCCCAGCTAAACTCGGCAAATTCTTTTTTTCTCCCCCGTGATACGGCCTCTTGCAAAGAGGGGTCCTGGTAATCCGTAAAAAACAAAAAAGGATTCTTTTCCCCGTATTCCTCGCCCATGAAAATCATGGGCAGGTAGGCCGAAAAAAACATCAATCCGGCGGCGGTCTTTAAATAGGGCAATTCCACCAGTGTTGAGAGCCTGTCTCCTCTGGCCCTGTTGCCCACCTGGTCATGGTTTTGAATGGCCACTAAAAACTGTTTTCCCGGGTTGTGGGAACCGTCTGTTCCCCGTGCTTTCCCCCAGTATTTTGAATATGCACCGGTATATAAGTAATTTTTATATACTTTTTCAAAATCTTTGATGTGACCGTAATCCATGTAATACCCTTCCCGCTCTCCGGTTAATACAGTATGAATACAATGATGAAAGTCATCCATCCACTGGGCGTCCATGCCTAAGCCCCCTTTATCAAGGGGAGTAATGAGACGGGCATTATTTTCATCACTTTCGGCGATAACAAACTTTTCTCGATTTTGCTTGTTGGCAGAGTTTTTAGCAACCAGGCTTATTTCCTGGAGAATATGGATGGGACTGTCGTCTTTAATGGCATGAACGGCGTCCAGTCTTAAACCGTCAAAATGATAAATCTCCAGCCAGTACCGGACATTATCCAAAACCATTTTTCTAGTATGCTCATTATAAAGGTCGTCGAAGTTTACAGCCTTCCCCCAGGGTGTTTCGTGTTTGCTGGTGAAATAAGGGCCGTAAACCGGTAAATAGTTGCCTTCAGGACCGAAATGGTTATAGACAACGTCCAGAATCACAGCCAGGTTTTCCTGGTGACAGCGGTCCACTAGGTGTTTTAAATCATCAGGAGTGCCGTAATTGTGATTCACGCTGAAAAGGTTTACCCCGTCATAACCCCAGTTCCACCTGCCTGGAGTTTGAGCCACGGGCATCAATTCGATGGCGTTAACTCCCAATTCCAAAAGATAGTCCAGTTTTTCGGCAACGCCATCAAAAGTACCGGCATCTGAAAATGTGCCTACGTGAATTTCCATGATCACCAGTTCTTCGATAGCTCTGCCTGACCAGTGGGCATCCCGCCATTGGTAGGTTTCGTGGTCGACTAGCTTGGAGAAACCATGCACGCCGAAGGGTTGAAAGTTAGCATAAGGATCAGGGTATTCTTTATCACCGTCTAATTTAAACTTGTACAAAAGGTCTAAACCCATGCCCTCGATCGTACCTTCGATGGTGGTGCCGTAGACATAAGGCATTTCTTCAACCATGGGAAACTCGGTTGTTTTATCGCCCGACTTGACAACTACGGAAACCGCCTGCTTATCGTGGGCAAAAACCTTGAAAGATACGATTCTTTTTTCCCTGTCGATAATATTTGCGCCCATTTTGAACATAGTATATATAGCCCCTTGTGTATTTTTTTCAAAAATAAGTATATCCGTATTAAGTAATAAAAATTAGACAAAAGAGGTTATGCCCATGGAACTTGTAGCAACCGCCGTAAAAAAATATGAAGATTACATGGAGATAATTAACACTGACACTAAAGCACAACTGGACTATTTTGTAAATAAATTGCAGGGAAAAAAGATAGCCATGGTAAATGCTACGTCATACGGTGGGGGGGTAGCCGAGATACTTCACTCCATGGTGCCGCTGGCCCGGGACATGGGGTTAAACATTGATTGGTGGGTAATTAAAGGTGCCGACGATTTTTACAATGTAACCAAGGCATTTCATAATTGCCTACAGGGAGAGGAAGGTATCCTCAGTCCAAAGGATAAAAAAATATATCTTAAATATAATGAATTAAACGCTGCCGCTGTTGATGAATGGGATTATGACTTTATAATCATTCACGATCCTCAGCCGGCGGCGTTAATAGAGTTTATGGGATCAAAAACAAAGGAGGGTGCCAAATGGGTTTGGCGTTGTCATATTGATACCTCAACCCCAAATCCCGATTACTGGCGTTTTTTGTATAATTACATTAAGCAGTACGACGCCTGTATTTTTACAATGGAGGAATTTGTCCAGGAAAAAGAAAGGCTTCGAAACCTTACTTTCATTACCCCGTCAATAGATCCCTTGAGTACAAAGAATGTAGAATTAGATGTAGAAGATGCCAGGCAGATAATAGCCCGATTTGGTGTTGACATCCACAGACCGCTAATTACCCAAATTTCGCGGTTTGACCCTTGGAAGGACCCATTAGGTGTTATTGATACGTACAAAATAGTGAAAAAAGAATATCCCAGCGTTCAACTGGCCCTGGTAGGTTCCATGGCTTCGGATGATCCTGAAGGGTGGGACTATCTGTACCGGACTTTGAGGCGGGCCGGTGAGGACTACGATATCAAAGTGATAACAAATTTTAACGGTGTGTCCAACAGGGAAGTAAACGCATTCCAAACTGCATCCGATGTTATACTGCAAAAATCCCTTCGGGAGGGTTTTGGGCTGACTGTTTCCGAGGGGTTGTGGAAGGGTACACCCGTTATCGGGGGAAATGTAGGTGGTATAAAATATCAAATTATAGACGGTGTTACCGGATATCTGGTGGATACCGTTGAGGAATGTGCCGAAAAAGTATTACGACTGCTGAGAAACCCCACCCTGGCCCAGGAGATGATGGAGGCGGGCAGGGAAAGGGTTCGCCAGCATTTTTTAATAACTACCCATCTTTTAAATTACTTAAAACTATTGGACAAGCTGGAGGGTTGAGTGGGGTAGCTCATAGCATGCATTATGGTCGTAATAGCCTTGCTACAGTAAAGGGATCTGAACTGATAACGCTGGTTGCAAATAACTCCATAGCGCCGAAATCGGCAGTGCGGTTAAATACATCACCGCGGTCCACCAGGCGGACCACTATAGGGAATTCTTTCCAACCGCCGGCGTCTGCTTCTCTCTCCAGAGGTGGAAGGTAGACAGCTACGTTAAAACTTTGTAACAGGGTTTTCTGTTTTAGCCGGTTAAGCACATGGCATACCGCCCTGCCAACCAGACCGAGTTTATCAAAGGTTGAAGGCCCCGGGAGCAATAATATCCAAATTTCCTTTTCCTTAATGGGGGTAAGTAAAGATAGCAGGCGGGATTCGCCTTTGGCCCAACCTAGTCCCAGTGCTTTGTATAGGGCAAACAGATCCTGGAAGTAGTTGTTGCCATATTTACGTGTATACAGGAGACTGCATTGCCGCAACTGTTCAACCTTTTGATAATGGCGTTTTGGGGTCACGGTCAGCTGAAGATGTCCATGTACCACGGAAGAACCGGCAGGCCAAAGGCAGTTCCACATTAGGAAGGGGTAAAGCGTGGCGCTGCTGCCATACTCCCTGGATGCGTAAGACTTCACCTCCTGGAACCATCTGACCGCCACCCGGAAATAATCCTCCACCATGTCCTCGTTGAACCGTAGCGGGTGATGCTCCCGGGGTATGATTAAGCTGTGATAACCGTCATATTTGGTCAGGTTGGCTGCTGTAAGGCAATATTTCCCTCGGATGCGCCCGAAACTATCCCTGGGGGTCCGGTCTTCCGGTGAGCAAAAAGGGCAATCTTGCCGGTGTTCCTCCACCAGGGAATCCAGGTCCCTGTTAGGAAAGTGTGTCATGGGTCGCTTACTCCGGAGGTTATTAAACAATGCCCCTTCTCCGGTTATTAAATTAGTCATCCGTATGATTTTCTGATTTTCCACCTCCGACACGCTTCCAAATTTTTCTTCAACCCAGCTGTGGATACCCGAAACCAATTCATGTTTGCTCTGCAATATATCAATTTCATAAATTCTATTCCATAGAGCATTTTCCCCGGATGGGAGTTCTTCTACCAACTGAGGTAGTTTGAATATAGACATAAAAAAACTCCTTCTTTCAACTATGCATGCGGGCAGCTAATTAATTAATGCTTTTGAGTAATTCTCAAAATAGTATTTGCTAAACATAATTCAATTATTTATTAATTTTGGGACGAATGCGTGCGTAGAAATGATGTCTGGTGGGCAGGAAAAGGGATAGCTTTCATTCAGGCTTTAATTCAGTGTGGTGTACTAAAGAACAGGATCAAGGAGATGGTATGGTTTGTGCTATTTATCACTGCCTCAAGAATTAATTGAGGGAACGTTTATAGAACGAAAAAATAGATTTATGGCTCTGGTTGATTTGGCTGGCAGGGAGGTAGCGGCTCATGTGCCCAGTACGGGCAGGATGCGTGAGCTGTTGGTGCCCGGTGCCATTGTTTATCTTAAACCTTTTAGTGGGGTGACGCGGCGTACAAAATTTACGCTGCTGTTAGTAAAGCATAATGGCATCCTGGTATCCATTGATTCTCTGCTGCCCAACCGACTTTTCCATCATATTATTAAGAAGGGCGCGTTACCGGAATTCAATGAATTTACATTATTACGCCGAGAATTCCCCTACAGGGATGGGAGGATAGATTTTGGGCTTGGATCTGATGACCATTATCAATGCCTGGTGGAAGTAAAATCAGTGACCCTGGTGGAAAAAGGAGAAGCCCGTTTTCCAGATGCGCCTTCCAAGCGTGGTACCAGGCATCTTAAGGAACTTTCACTGGCCCGGAACGAGGGATTTCGGGCAGCGGTTATTTTTATAGTGCAAAGAGAGGATGGAGTTTATTTTCAGCCAAATGACATTTGTGATCCTGCTTTTGGGCAGGCTTTGCGCACTGCTAAGAATAATGGTGTTGAAGTTTATGCTTTAAGCTGCAAGGTGAACACTCAAGAAATAAAATTAAAGGGGCATATACCTGTAAAGCTATAGTTACGAATTATTATTTAATATATGGTAATTGGACATTCGTCAATTGGCGGCTTGAGTTGCTTTTGCTATTCTGCATGTAGAAAGCCGTACCCGGTAGTAATTAATTTACTTAAACCATTGATCTTGTTGCTTATTGTTAAGTTTAGCTGGCCAAAATTACCTGTTGCACAAAAGCCTCCGAAGTGATAACATAACAAATGTCGCTGCCACGGCGGCGGCGCAAAAAACCAAGTCAGGGCAATAATGGTAAGCAATAGTCAATACGAACTACCAAGCAAACCATAAATTGCCTTTGAAAAGACAGATATAAAGTGATACAATAAAGTTCCGGTCGCGAAACGGCCGCACGGTCCTTGAAAACTAAACAGTGCAAAGAGATGGAAAACGGACGCCAGTCGTGGTTGGTCAGCAATGACCGAACAAAGCGACGGCGACCAACCAAACCTCGTTAAACGAATCTAAGAGCCAGAGCCAAAGCGAAATAGCAATGGTAGCAGCTTTTAGCAAACGAATAAACGAGTAATTTATTAAAAGAGCAAGATTAAACTTACTTAAAAAGCAAACGGGCACAAGCTGCAATAAGGTAATCCAGTTAAACAAGCCGGACACCCAAAAGCACTCAAACCCGCGAAGCATAAATTTTTATGGAGAGTTTGATCCTGGCTCAGGACGAACGCTGGCGGCGTGCTTAACACATGCAAGTCGAACGGTTCTCGAAGTTCGAGGTTGGATGTTCGAAGTTCGAAAAAGGAAAGCAATTCGAGCCTCGAATACCGAACCTCGAACTTCGAGGATAGTGGCGGACGGGTGAGTAACGCGTGGATAACCTGCCCAATAGCCTGGGATAACGCCGGGAAACTGGTGCTAATACCGGATACGTTCATTGGACTGCATAGTTCGATGAAGAAAGGTGCAAACCGCTACTGGATGGGTCCGCGTCCCATTAGCTAGTTGGTAGGGTAACGGCCTACCAAGGCAGCGATGGGTAGCCGGCCTGAGAGGGCGACCGGCCACACTGGAACTGAGACACGGTCCAGACTCCTACGGGAGGCAGCAGTGGGGAATCTTCCGCAATGGGCGCAAGCCTGACGGAGCAACGCCGCGTGAGTGACGAAGGTCTTCGGATTGTAAAACTCTGTCCAAAGGGAAGAAACAAATGACGGTACCTTTGGAGGAAGCCCCGGCTAACTACGTGCCAGCAGCCGCGGTAAAACGTAGGGGGCAAGCGTTGTCCGGAATTACTGGGCGTAAAGGGCGTGTAGGCGGCTCTACAAGTTAGAAGTGAAACCTATCAGCTCAACTGATAGCCTGCTTCTAAAACTGTCGGGCTTGAGTGCAGTAGAGGGGAGTGGAATTCCCAGTGTAGCGGTGAAATGCGTAGATATTGGGAGGAACACCAGTGGCGAAAGCGGCTCCCTGGCCTGTAACTGACGCTGAGGCGCGAAAGCGTGGGTAGCAAACAGGATTAGATACCCTGGTAGTCCACGCTGTAAACGATGGGTGCTAGGTGTTGGGGGTATCGACCCCCCCAGTGCCGCAGTTAACGCAATAAGCACCCCGCCTGGGGAGTACGGCCGCAAGGCTGAAACTCAAAGGAATTGACGGGGGCCCGCACAAGCGGTGGAGTATGTGGTTTAATTCGACGCAACGCGAAGAACCTTACCAGGTCTTGACATCTCCTGATCGTCATGGAAACATGATCTTTCCCTTCGGGGAACAGGAAGACAGGTGGTGCATGGTTGTCGTCAGCTCGTGTCGTGAGATGTTGGGTTAAGTCCCGCAACGAGCGCAACCCCTACCTTTAGTTGCCAGCATGTAGAGATGGGCACTCTAAAGGGACTGCCGTTGACAAAACGGAGGAAGGTGGGGATGACGTCAAATCATCATGCCCTTTATGACCTGGGCTACACACGTACTACAATGGCCGGTACAGACGGAAGCGCAGCCGTGAGGTGAAGCGAACCCGAAAAAGCCGGTCCCAGTTCGGATTGCAGGCTGCAACTCGCCTGCATGAAGTCGGAATCGCTAGTAATCGCAGGTCAGCATACTGCGGTGAATACGTTCCCGGGCCTTGTACACACCGCCCGTCACACCACGAAAGTTGGCAACACCCGAAGCCGGTGAGTTAACCGTAAGGAAACAGCCGTCGAAGGTGGGGTCGGTAATTGGGGTGAAGTCGTAACAAGGTAGCCGTATCGGAAGGTGCGGCTGGATCACCTCCTTTCTAAGGAGATACTCGAAGTTAGAGAATCGAAACTCGAAAAAAGGAGGAATTGGAACACCAATTCCAACCAGTTTCGAACATCGAACGACGAACCTCGAAAAATCCTAGGTCGGTCATCTCTATTAAACGCACTGTTTGGTTTTGAGGGATCGTAAGATCCTTTAAATATGTGGGGATATAGCTCAGTTGGGAGAGCGCTTGAATGGCATTCAAGAGGTCAGGGGTTCGACTCCCCTTATCTCCACCATGTTCCTTGAAAACTGCACAGCGAAAGCAAGTAAGTAAAGCACAGGTAAAAACACAAGACGCCGAGACCAAAAGGTCAAGCTAACAAGAGCGTACGGTGGATGCCTGGGCGCTAAGGGCCGAAGAAGGACGTGGTAAGCTGCGAAAAGCTACGGTGAGCCGCAAGCAGGCATAGACCCGTAGATCTCCGAATGGGGCAACCCGTTACCTGTAACGAGGTAACATCTTATGCTGAACACATAGGCATAAGAAGGGCACCCGGTGAACTGAAACATCTAAGTAGCCGGAGGAACAGAAATCAACCGAGAACCCCCAAGTAGCGGCGAGCGAACCGGGGCCAGCCTAAACCTATTTTGCGTGCAAAATAGGGGTTGCGGGACTCTCGAAAGCGGACTAATAGCCTTAGCCGAACCCGCCAGGAACGGCGGGCCACAGAAGGTAACAGCCCTGTAGGCGAAAAGGCAACGAGTTTAGAGAGCATCCCAAGTACCGCGGGACACGTGAAACCCCGTGGGAATCAGGGAGGACCACCTTCCAAGGCTAAATACCCTTAGCGACCGATAGCGCACAAGTACCGTGAGGGAAAGGTGAAAAGCACCCCGGGAGGGGAGTGAAACAGAACCTGAAACCGTACGCTTACAACCAGTCAGAGCACAATAAACGTGTGATGGCGTACTTTTTGTAGAACGGACCGGCGAGTTACATTTAGCGTGCCAGGTTAAGGCTGACCAAGGCCGTCAACCGCAGCGAAAGCAAGTCTAAAAAGGGCGCACGTAGTACGCTGAAGTAGACCCGAAACCGGGTGATCTACCCATGTCCAGAGTGAAGCGGAAGTAACATTTCGTGGAGGCTCGAACCAACCGTCGTTGAAAAGGCGGTGGATGAGGTGTGGGTAGGGGTGAAATGCCAATCGAACCCGGAGATAGCTGGTTCTCCCCGAAATAGCTTTAGGGCTAGCCTTGTACAAAATACCCGGAGGTAGAGCACTGAATGGGCTAGGGGCCTTCACCGGTTACCGAACTCAATCAAACTGCGAATGCCGGGCTATTAAAGTACAGGAGTCAGACTGCGGGTGCTAAGATTCGTAGTCGAGAGGGAAACAGCCCAGACCGCCAGTTAAGGTCCCTAAATCGTGCTAAGTGGCAAAGGATGTGAGGTTGCCCGGACAACCAGGATGTTGGCTTAGAAGCAGCCACCATTTAAAGAGTGCGTAATAGCTCACTGGTCAAGTGACCTTGCGCCGAAAATGTAACGGGGCTCAAGCACGATACCGAAACTGCGGCAGACTGTGAAATTATCAATACACCCAGTAAACAGCGCAAAACATTTTTGCCGTAAATATCATTAAAGAACAAAAGAAATTTACGGCCAAATGCCCCAAGGGCTAAAGCGCGTAAACAAGGGTCTGTTGATAATTTCACAGACTGGGTAGGGGAGCGTTCCCATTGGATAGAAGCTATACCGTAAGGAGTAGTGGACTAATGGGAAGTGAGAATGCCGGTATAAGTAAGCGCAAAGGCAGGTGAGAATCCTGCCCGCCGAAAACCTAAGGATTCCTGGGGAAGGCTCGTCCGCCCAGGGTAAGTCGGGCCCTAAGCCGAGGCTGAAAAGCGTAGGCGATGGACAATCGGTGGAGAATCCGATACCACCTTAAAGCCGCTATTAGGATGGGGTGACACAGGAGGGCAAGCCAAGCGCGCGGTTGGAAAAGCGCGTCCAAGCCCGTAGGGCGCAGGTCAGGCAAAACCGGCCTGCACAAAGCCTGAGAGGTAACGGGGAGCGAAAACAAGTAGTGAAGTGGCTGCACCCAAACTGTCAAGAAAAACCTCTAACGAGGCTATAAGGTGCCCGTACCGCAAACCGACACAGGTAGGTGGGGTGAGAATCCTAAGGCGCGCGAGAAAACCCTCGTTAAGGAACTCGGCAAAATGACCCCGTAACTTCGGGAGAAGGGGTACCTCGCTAGTGTGAAGACATTCACTGTCAGAGCATGAAGAGGTCGCAGAGAAAAGGCCCAAGCGACTGTTTACCAAAAACACAGGTTCCTGCTAAATCGCAAGATGACGTATAGGAGCTGACGCCTGCCCGGTGCTGGAAGGTTAAGGGGAGAGGTCAGTTTCGAGGTTCGAGGTTAGAGGTTCGAAATTCGAAAAGACAAAGCCAAAAGAGACTTAAATAAAAGGAAATCGTGAAACGATTTCTGGTCTTAATCGAACATCGAATTTCCAACCTCGAACTTCGAGACGAAGCTTTAAACCGAAGCCCCAGTAAACGGCGGCCGTAACTATAACGGTCCTAAGGTAGCGAAATTCCTTGTCGGGTAAGTTCCGACCCGCACGAAAGGCGTAACGATTTGGGCGCTGTCTCAACGAGGGACTCGGCGAACTTGTACTGCCGGTAAAGATGCCGGCTACCTGCGACAGGACAGAAAGACCCCGTGGAGCTTTACTGCAGCTTGACATTGGATTTTGGTATTGCATGTACAGGATAGGTGGGAGGCGTAGAAGCCAGGGCGCCAGTTTTGGCAGAGCCACCGTTGGGATACCACCCTTGTGATATTGAAATTCTAACACGAGCCTTTGAATCAAGGTTATGGACAGTGTCAGGTGGGCAGTTTGACTGGGGCGGTCGCCTCCCAAAAGGTAACGGAGGCGCCCAAAGGTTCCCTCAGCGCGGTTGGAAATCGCGCGCACAGAGTGTAAAGGCAGAAGGGAGCTTGACAGCGAGACCAACAAGTCGAGCTGGGACGAAAGTCGGGCTTAGTGATCCGGCGGCATTCGCGTGGAAGAGCCGTCGCTCAACGGATAAAAGCTACCCCGGGGATAACAGGCTTATCTCCCCCAAGAGTCCACATCGACGGGGAGGTTTGGCACCTCGATGTCGGCTCATCGCATCCTGGGGCTGTAGTAGGTCCCAAGGGTTGGGCTGTTCGCCCATTAAAGCGGTACGTGAGCTGGGTTCAGAACGTCGTGAGACAGTTCGGTCCCTATCCGTCGCAGGCGCAGGAAACTTGCGAGGAGCTGTCCCTAGTACGAGAGGACCGGGATGGACGGATCACTGGCGTACCAGTTATCGCGCCAGCGGTAGCGCTGGGTACCCAAATCCGGACGGGATAAGCGCTGAAGGCATCTAAGCGCGAAGCCCCCCTCTAGATAAGGTTTCCCATCCAGCACTCAACCCAGTGTTTGCATTATGCTTAGTGCAAGTCATGCCTCGTATGAGAGTATGATCTTGAAAAGAGTATATTGTGAATGTCGGGTTGAGTGCTGGGGTAAGACCCCTGGTAGACTACCAGGTAGATAGGCCGGGCGTGCAAGCACAGCAATGTGTGCAGCGGACCGGTACTAATAGGTCGAGGGCTTGACCTGATTTTCGGTGGTTAATGATAGCATTTCCTTGCTGATAAAACTTGCTAAGCTGTGCATTTTTGAGGGAATACGAAGTTCCTGAAAAGTTTATAAAGTTTTCTGGTGACCATACTGAAGAGGATACACCCGTTCCCATCCTACCCCTCCGGGGCACACGCGAACACGGAAGTTAAGCTCTTCGAGGCCGATGGTACTTGGGCTTGTCCCTGCTGTGTGCCCCGAAGGGGTAGGAGAGTAGGTCGTTGCCGGAATTAATTTTAAGCAAACCCCCTGGTTATGTGCCGGGGGGGTTTTAATGTTATAAGTATATTAGTGGTGAAAAAGAGTTTTGCGGCATAGTACAGCGAAAATTACTTTTGAGCAAATCTTTCGCTTTTTAAGTGAGAAAGTTGAAAATCTTTTATTTTCAATTTTCAACACTTGGCACTAGCTAAACGGCACCAGCTTATTGGGGCAGCGTCATCATAACTAGCATCCTAATG from Desulfoscipio gibsoniae DSM 7213 encodes:
- the treZ gene encoding malto-oligosyltrehalose trehalohydrolase, with the translated sequence MFKMGANIIDREKRIVSFKVFAHDKQAVSVVVKSGDKTTEFPMVEEMPYVYGTTIEGTIEGMGLDLLYKFKLDGDKEYPDPYANFQPFGVHGFSKLVDHETYQWRDAHWSGRAIEELVIMEIHVGTFSDAGTFDGVAEKLDYLLELGVNAIELMPVAQTPGRWNWGYDGVNLFSVNHNYGTPDDLKHLVDRCHQENLAVILDVVYNHFGPEGNYLPVYGPYFTSKHETPWGKAVNFDDLYNEHTRKMVLDNVRYWLEIYHFDGLRLDAVHAIKDDSPIHILQEISLVAKNSANKQNREKFVIAESDENNARLITPLDKGGLGMDAQWMDDFHHCIHTVLTGEREGYYMDYGHIKDFEKVYKNYLYTGAYSKYWGKARGTDGSHNPGKQFLVAIQNHDQVGNRARGDRLSTLVELPYLKTAAGLMFFSAYLPMIFMGEEYGEKNPFLFFTDYQDPSLQEAVSRGRKKEFAEFSWENVPDPQDPQTFYTSKLTPRSRWESQHQMLFNFYKDLISFRTSHPILKTLDKHKLKVEVDKNSQVVRITRWNQHAQLIGLFNLGTTDVAIKDFRSREIFNSLGASYGGSDEAQEGILRKGQMIILENKRPGI
- a CDS encoding glycosyltransferase → MELVATAVKKYEDYMEIINTDTKAQLDYFVNKLQGKKIAMVNATSYGGGVAEILHSMVPLARDMGLNIDWWVIKGADDFYNVTKAFHNCLQGEEGILSPKDKKIYLKYNELNAAAVDEWDYDFIIIHDPQPAALIEFMGSKTKEGAKWVWRCHIDTSTPNPDYWRFLYNYIKQYDACIFTMEEFVQEKERLRNLTFITPSIDPLSTKNVELDVEDARQIIARFGVDIHRPLITQISRFDPWKDPLGVIDTYKIVKKEYPSVQLALVGSMASDDPEGWDYLYRTLRRAGEDYDIKVITNFNGVSNREVNAFQTASDVILQKSLREGFGLTVSEGLWKGTPVIGGNVGGIKYQIIDGVTGYLVDTVEECAEKVLRLLRNPTLAQEMMEAGRERVRQHFLITTHLLNYLKLLDKLEG
- the sfsA gene encoding DNA/RNA nuclease SfsA; amino-acid sequence: MCYLSLPQELIEGTFIERKNRFMALVDLAGREVAAHVPSTGRMRELLVPGAIVYLKPFSGVTRRTKFTLLLVKHNGILVSIDSLLPNRLFHHIIKKGALPEFNEFTLLRREFPYRDGRIDFGLGSDDHYQCLVEVKSVTLVEKGEARFPDAPSKRGTRHLKELSLARNEGFRAAVIFIVQREDGVYFQPNDICDPAFGQALRTAKNNGVEVYALSCKVNTQEIKLKGHIPVKL